The Bacteroidota bacterium genome window below encodes:
- the recR gene encoding recombination protein RecR, whose amino-acid sequence MLEETVSELSRLPGIGKRTALRLVLHLLKASKEDSERLGEALVRLHHEVKYCSICHNISEKEVCEVCSDPKRDKQYLCIVEDIRDVIAIENTQQYKGHYHILGGIISPMDGIGPNDLNIPTLLERIKNNSITEIIIALPATMEGDTTSFFIFKKINQIDRPELKFSTIARGISVGGDLEFADEVTLGRSILQRVPYENSLMK is encoded by the coding sequence ATATTAGAAGAAACGGTTTCCGAATTGAGTCGGCTTCCCGGAATCGGTAAGCGAACGGCACTCCGGTTGGTGTTGCATTTGTTAAAAGCATCAAAGGAAGACTCTGAGCGTCTAGGGGAAGCACTTGTCAGGTTGCATCACGAAGTAAAATACTGTTCAATTTGTCACAATATCTCTGAAAAAGAGGTTTGTGAAGTATGTTCGGATCCAAAAAGGGACAAACAATATCTGTGTATTGTAGAAGATATCCGCGATGTTATTGCAATTGAAAATACCCAGCAGTACAAAGGTCATTATCATATTTTAGGCGGGATCATCTCACCGATGGATGGAATCGGTCCAAATGATCTGAATATTCCAACACTTCTTGAACGAATAAAAAACAATTCGATCACAGAGATCATTATAGCATTACCTGCTACAATGGAGGGTGATACTACATCCTTTTTCATATTCAAGAAGATCAATCAGATCGATCGTCCGGAATTGAAATTCTCGACAATTGCCAGAGGGATCTCTGTAGGCGGTGACCTGGAATTTGCTGACGAGGTTACATTGGGACGGTCAATCCTTCAAAGAGTTCCTTATGAAAACTCGTTGATGAAATAA